One genomic window of Glycine soja cultivar W05 chromosome 9, ASM419377v2, whole genome shotgun sequence includes the following:
- the LOC114425583 gene encoding thaumatin-like protein: MVRHGCIFDSSGSGTCITGDCGGKLKCDGVGGAPPASLAEFTLDSQEGDFYDVSLVDGYNLPVSIFPTGGSRQCKAVTCRSDLNRNCPSRLEVRNQSHIVGCKSACMAFNKPEYCCTGYFNSPKKCQPTSYSKVFKASCPQAYSYAYDDATSTFTCQGANYLIRFC; this comes from the coding sequence ATGGTCCGGCACGGATGCATCTTTGATAGCTCTGGCAGTGGAACATGCATCACAGGAGACTGTGGAGGCAAGCTTAAGTGTGATGGAGTTGGTGGTGCGCCACCCGCTTCACTAGCAGAGTTTACACTAGACAGCCAGGAAGGGGATTTTTATGATGTTAGCCTTGTTGATGGTTACAACTTGCCAGTGTCAATCTTCCCTACTGGAGGATCCAGGCAGTGTAAGGCGGTTACATGCCGGTCGGATTTGAACAGAAACTGCCCCAGCAGATTGGAGGTGAGAAACCAAAGTCACATTGTTGGTTGTAAGAGTGCATGTATGGCTTTCAACAAGCCGGAATATTGTTGCACAGGCTACTTCAATAGCCCGAAGAAGTGCCAGCCAACAAGCTATTCAAAGGTGTTCAAGGCTTCTTGTCCTCAGGCTTATAGCTATGCCTATGATGATGCAACAAGCACTTTCACTTGCCAAGGAGCAAACTACTTAATTAGGTTTTGTTAG
- the LOC114366928 gene encoding ras-related protein RABA4d-like translates to MVQWQGDADEGIDYMFKIVMVGDSGVGKSQLLNRFVKNEFHMKSKPTIGVEFLTRTVVMDHKLVKAQIWDTAGQERYQAITTAYYRGATCALLAYDITKQQTFDHVEKWLDELRIHTDKNILVMLVGNKSDLSSLRAVPTEVARDFAQQEGLFFLETSALDSSNVESAFIGLLSQVYRTVSRKLILVDGHESNWDKVNLELEGTKIKVPSQEPECQNAKKRFNCCSIL, encoded by the exons atGGTTCAGTGGCAGGGTGATGCTGATGAGGGTATCGACTACATGTTCAAGATTGTGATGGTTGGGGACTCTGGGGTGGGAAAGTCTCAGCTTTTGAATCGGTTTGTGAAAAACGAATTCCACATGAAATCGAAACCCACAATTGGGGTGGAGTTTCTGACTAGGACGGTCGTCATGGATCACAAGCTTGTCAAGGCACAGATTTGGGACACTGCTGGTCAAGAAAG GTACCAGGCTATTACAACTGCATATTACAGGGGTGCAACCTGCGCATTACTAGCATACGACATAACCAAGCAGCAAACCTTTGATCATGTTGAAAAGTGGTTGGATGAGCTACGGATACACACGGATAAAAATATACTTGTCATGCTTGTTGGCAACAAATCTGACCTGAGTTCTCTTCGAGCAGTGCCTACGGAGGTAGCCAGAGACTTTGCGCAGCAGGAGGGTCTCTTCTTTCTTGAGACATCTGCGCTTGACTCCAGCAATGTGGAATCAGCTTTCATTGGCCTCCTCTCTCAAGTATATAGAACCGTCAGTAGGAAGCTCATCCTTGTGGACGGACATGAATCAAATTGGGATAAAGTAAACCTTGAACTTGAAGGAACAAAAATTAAGGTCCCTTCACAAGAACCTGAATGCCAGAATGCCAAAAAGAGATTCAATTGTTGCagtattctttaa